The following coding sequences are from one Carassius auratus strain Wakin chromosome 47, ASM336829v1, whole genome shotgun sequence window:
- the LOC113064596 gene encoding uncharacterized protein LOC113064596, which translates to MSLPEQFANNLEKQLGKTSRFGTLPFTVVLIGLQYLMDREFSCPCTPGLNEVLISFILLGPALLALTVMMFMRRPCRRKSKNITEIFLFTLIPPSLWMFLLLFDGAYIACGMAHWEGDYVLDEKLQIKWCKPTGINDTEVKGTELLHLTEKITFYSRLSALALLSVLCISILTAVIYRDCKNRTLKQLDKRDEPTQQTSLSSSEVQRPSV; encoded by the exons ATGTCGTTACCAGAGCAATTTGCGAACAACCTGGAAAAACAGCTCGGAAAAACGTCAAGATTCGGCACGTTGCCATTTACCGTTGTATTAATCGGACTGCAATATTTAATGGATCGGGAATTTTCATGCCCATGTACCCCAGGCCTTAACGAAGTACTGATCAGCTTCATCCTTCTTGGACCTGCTCTTCTGGCTTTGACTGTGATGATGTTCATGAGAAGGCCTTGCAGACGTAAATCGAAGAATATCACAGAGATCTTTTTATTTACTCTGATTCCACCTTCATTGTGGATGTTTCTGTTGCTGTTTGATGGTGCTTATATTGCGTGCGGCATGGCACACTGGGAAGGAGATTACGTCTTGGATGAAAAGCTCCAGATTAAATGGTGCAAACCCACCGGAATAAATGACACTGAAGTGAAAGGAACAGAACTGCTACACCTGACCGAAAAAATCACTTTCTATTCGAGA CTTTCAGCTTTAGCTCTACTGTCAGTCCTCTGCATTTCCATCCTGACTGCCGTCATTTACAGAGACTGTAAGAACAGAACTTTGAAGCAACTGGATAAACGGGATGAACCAACACAGCAAACATCTCTCAGCAGCTCAGAAGTACAGCGTCCATCTGTCTGA